A genomic region of Choristoneura fumiferana chromosome 17, NRCan_CFum_1, whole genome shotgun sequence contains the following coding sequences:
- the LOC141437389 gene encoding man(5)GlcNAc(2)-PP-dolichol translocation protein RFT1, translating to MGRNLLMSSLENASFNIIFQIIFRCVTFIINAWVIRNVGHEVLGIMNVRLLLLESTILFLSREPFNRACLGQKDEFSWHQIINQIWLSVPLSCILSLFFVYIWLNVLPLGNPEYAFQYAFGCWSVALSCVIELCSANMALLAQLFCFVKLKVALDTLHIFVRTVIFLSVIIYDRSLALVAFSLAQVCSIAAVGIFYYIFFYWYIKNKPLFAKGALKNTLVPESILTKLYENMDDFQFTSLKDFLPKWLGSINSTFNKKLSSLTVSFAKQGIVKQLLTEGEKYVMSVSPVLSFSEQATYDVVNNLGSLAARFIFRPIEDSSYFYFTQMVSRELPLHKQDQHKIRESSTVLSQVCKTVSSIGLIVLVFGQSYAYTLLWMYGGESFVASGLPVQLLRSHCLAIVLLAVNGVTECYTFATMTSAQLNSYNYLMVFFSISFLIISYVLTYTFGPVGFIISNCINMFARIMHSIHFINKKYKDTGYKPLDGLNVGKVFLLILFIAGCICKVSENKLLQVSVVLHIAIGAVCFAFVLLAWAYENRELVFKLYKKVFQKDESKISQD from the coding sequence ATGGGACGAAATTTACTAATGAGTAGTCTGGAGAATGCCTCATTTAACATAATATTCCAAATTATATTCCGATGTGTAACATTCATTATTAACGCGTGGGTGATCAGGAATGTGGGTCATGAGGTCCTGGGTATCATGAATGTTCGTCTGTTGCTATTGGAGAGCACAATACTGTTTCTGAGCAGGGAGCCATTCAACAGAGCTTGTCTTGGACAAAAGGATGAATTTAGCTGGCATCAAATCATCAACCAAATCTGGTTATCAGTGCCTCTGAGCTGCATTCTATCTTTATTCTTTGTTTATATTTGGTTGAATGTACTGCCATTGGGTAATCCAGAATATGCTTTTCAGTATGCCTTTGGCTGCTGGAGCGTGGCCTTATCCTGTGTTATTGAGCTGTGCTCAGCTAACATGGCATTACTTGCAcaactcttttgttttgtaaaattaaaagtagcctTAGACACATTGCACATATTTGTAAGAACTGTAATATTTCTCTCTGTAATAATTTATGACAGGTCTTTGGCTTTAGTTGCATTTTCACTAGCACAAGTTTGTAGCATTGCTGCtgttggtattttttattatatatttttttattggtacattaaaaataaacctttatttGCCAAAGGAGCACTCAAGAATACATTGGTTCCAGAAAGTATATTGACAAAATTATATGAGAACATGGACGACTTTCAGTTCACATCATTGAAAGATTTTCTTCCTAAATGGTTGGGATCAATAAATTCAacatttaacaaaaagttaagtTCTTTAACTGTTAGCTTTGCAAAGCAAGGTATTGTGAAACAATTGTTGACAGAAGGAGAGAAATATGTAATGTCTGTTAGTCCTGTCCTGAGCTTTTCCGAACAGGCAACTTATgatgtagtaaataatttaGGTAGTCTGGCTGCAAGATTTATATTTCGACCCATTGAAGATAGtagctacttttattttacacaaatgGTGAGCAGAGAGTTGCCACTACACAAACAAGACCAGCATAAAATTAGAGAATCATCAACAGTTTTGTCACAAGTATGCAAGACTGTTAGCTCTATTGGACTGATAGTGTTAGTGTTTGGTCAGAGCTACGCATACACCTTGCTGTGGATGTATGGAGGAGAATCTTTTGTGGCCAGTGGGCTCCCTGTGCAACTCCTCCGTAGCCACTGCTTGGCGATTGTCCTACTAGCTGTCAATGGAGTCACAGAATGCTACACTTTTGCTACTATGACAAGTGCTCAACTAAACAGTTATAACTATTTAATGGTATTCTTTTCGATAAGTTTTTTGATTATATCTTATGTTTTGACTTATACATTTGGACCTGTAGGTTTTATCATATCCAATTGCATTAATATGTTTGCAAGAATCATGCAtagtattcattttataaataagaaatataaGGATACAGGCTATAAGCCACTAGATGGACTAAATGTTGGTAAAGTCTTCCTGTTGATATTGTTCATAGCAGGTTGTATTTGTAAAGTTTCTGAGAATAAGCTACTGCAAGTTTCAGTTGTGCTACACATTGCCATTGGTGCAGTTTGTTTTGCATTTGTTCTCCTTGCCTGGGCTTATGAAAACAGAGAACTTGTTTTCAAACTGTATAAAAAAGTGTTTCAGAAAGATGAAAGTAAAATATCACAGGACTAG
- the Lamtor4 gene encoding late endosomal/lysosomal adaptor, MAPK and MTOR activator 4 has translation MTLISVPVVLSENLCLVDCAIMDKVPDQIGYLVLTEDGAVLESGGELENDERVATIVTDLISLSNKVDPVAFTPTEQFKKISITYDDHWFLICMSNKKIYVVKRNISVPASEPNSVIV, from the exons ATGACTCTTATCTCAGTCCCAGTTGTTTTGTCAGAAAATTTGTGTTTAGTGGACTGTG CTATAATGGACAAAGTTCCAGACCAAATCGGTTACCTGGTGCTTACAGAGGACGGCGCTGTCCTCGAGTCTGGCGGAGAGCTAGAAAACGATGAACGTGTCGCTACGATAGTAACAGACCTTATCAGTTTGtcaaataa AGTGGATCCTGTGGCTTTTACACCGACCGAACAATTTAAGAAAATATCCATTACATATGATGACCACTGGTTTCTTATTTGCATGTCCAACAAAAAGATATATGTAGTGAAACGGAATATATCAGTACCCGCTAGTGAACCAAATTCTGTTATTGTTTGA